Proteins from a genomic interval of Bacteroidales bacterium:
- a CDS encoding putative toxin-antitoxin system toxin component, PIN family: MQKIVVDTNVLVSALIQRSYPYHIVQELFSNDYIQLCLSDELFAEYYNVLNRKKFSKFPDFISNAQALLIDIEKRATKYYPTIRLKIISDSDDNKLLELAETCNADFLITGNTNDFTMNEYKGTKILCPKDYWTDYMIE; this comes from the coding sequence ATGCAAAAAATCGTAGTTGACACCAATGTTCTTGTTTCTGCGCTAATTCAGCGTAGTTATCCTTATCACATTGTTCAGGAATTATTCTCTAACGACTACATTCAACTTTGCCTTTCTGATGAACTATTCGCAGAGTATTATAATGTGCTGAATAGAAAGAAATTCTCAAAATTTCCTGATTTTATCTCAAATGCTCAGGCTTTACTTATAGATATTGAGAAAAGAGCAACCAAATATTATCCAACAATTCGATTAAAAATAATAAGCGATTCCGACGATAACAAACTTCTGGAACTTGCAGAAACCTGTAACGCTGATTTTCTAATTACAGGTAATACCAATGACTTTACCATGAATGAATACAAGGGAACTAAGATTTTATGTCCTAAAGATTATTGGACTGACTATATGATAGAATAA
- a CDS encoding VCBS repeat-containing protein, giving the protein MNKLDFLWIIFFLTFFSCAKDPNLQQVPKNNRMLKSIVDESSYVNGIISGPFTLWADNDQIISLDYNGDGIKDILLFRPGLGRVCLNRSLKDGSFTNVFFLKDGLDGFSFANYYGNSTISDDQAITIDFDGDGKDDLMCYSPGSRKVVLERSNGDGTFTATYTSNNGMGGYDFTYRCDRAIALDFNGDKKMDLMFFRPGNKAVYLLQGNGDGTFEAILKSSNGLAGFNFDQVQDLAIALDYDGDGKDDVMCYRTGSKPTVYIQKSNGDGTFTNIYKNGNGIGGYNFDQIQDKAIALDYNGDGKDDIMCYRPRGSACYLLKSNGDGTFTTVYHNEGIAGFDLHDLRDRIISLDYNNDGYSDIIMYRSGMGYAFSAKSLGDGTYSLDCRQ; this is encoded by the coding sequence ATGAATAAATTGGATTTTTTGTGGATTATTTTTTTTCTTACCTTCTTTAGTTGTGCAAAAGATCCGAATTTACAACAAGTCCCTAAGAACAATCGTATGTTAAAGAGCATCGTAGACGAATCATCTTATGTTAATGGAATAATTTCAGGTCCATTTACTTTATGGGCTGACAATGACCAAATAATTTCGCTGGATTATAATGGTGACGGTATAAAAGACATATTATTGTTTCGTCCGGGCCTGGGTAGGGTTTGTTTGAATAGAAGTCTGAAAGATGGATCTTTTACTAATGTATTTTTTCTCAAGGATGGTTTAGATGGCTTTAGTTTTGCAAATTACTATGGTAATTCAACTATTAGTGATGATCAGGCTATAACTATTGATTTTGATGGAGACGGTAAAGACGATTTAATGTGCTATAGTCCTGGGTCAAGAAAAGTGGTTTTGGAGAGGTCGAATGGAGATGGAACATTTACAGCCACTTATACAAGTAATAATGGTATGGGTGGTTATGATTTTACCTATCGTTGTGATAGAGCTATTGCATTAGATTTTAATGGAGACAAAAAGATGGATCTAATGTTCTTTCGACCTGGTAACAAAGCTGTATATTTGCTACAAGGGAATGGTGATGGAACATTCGAAGCAATATTAAAAAGTAGTAATGGTCTGGCTGGTTTTAATTTTGACCAAGTTCAGGATTTAGCTATAGCATTAGATTATGATGGCGATGGCAAAGATGATGTAATGTGTTATAGGACTGGAAGCAAGCCAACAGTTTATATTCAAAAATCTAATGGAGATGGAACATTTACAAATATTTATAAAAATGGTAACGGTATAGGAGGCTATAATTTTGACCAAATACAAGATAAAGCTATTGCGTTAGATTATAATGGTGATGGCAAAGACGATATAATGTGTTATCGGCCTCGTGGCTCAGCCTGCTACCTATTAAAATCAAATGGTGATGGAACGTTTACCACTGTTTACCATAATGAAGGCATTGCTGGTTTTGATTTACATGACTTAAGAGATCGTATTATTTCTTTAGATTACAACAACGACGGTTATAGTGATATTATAATGTACAGATCAGGTATGGGATATGCTTTTTCAGCCAAATCGCTAGGTGATGGTACCTATTCTCTTGATTGCAGGCAATAA
- a CDS encoding class I SAM-dependent methyltransferase, producing the protein MIDNYVNNPKSPKFYVKKYLDGIREELRNRIVIDVPAGNGATTEILLENGAKVEAYDLFPEYFMLKDIECKRADIVDKIPVTNNYADMLICQEGIEHFSDQTKTFKEFNRVLKLNGKLLITTPSYSNLASKFSYLLFESENTKLMPPNEIDDIWMSDKNVTKEIYYGHIFLVGLQKLRVIAKLSGFKIKEIKYLRLSKSSLLLFLFFYPIIFISSYVRYFKNIKKHKEIPKSYKRKVYAELLKTNINPKNLLNKHTFVIFEKETELNDVDFSLDCVSKSFEKIM; encoded by the coding sequence AATTTTATGTAAAAAAATATTTGGATGGTATAAGGGAAGAATTAAGAAATCGTATTGTAATTGACGTACCAGCGGGAAATGGTGCTACAACCGAAATATTATTAGAGAATGGTGCAAAAGTTGAGGCTTATGATTTGTTCCCTGAGTATTTCATGCTAAAAGATATAGAGTGTAAGCGTGCTGATATTGTTGATAAAATTCCTGTAACTAATAATTATGCTGATATGCTAATATGTCAAGAAGGCATTGAACATTTTAGCGATCAAACAAAGACATTTAAAGAATTTAACCGCGTTTTGAAACTGAATGGAAAACTTCTAATTACAACACCCTCGTATTCCAATTTAGCATCCAAATTCAGCTATTTATTGTTTGAAAGTGAAAACACCAAACTAATGCCGCCAAACGAAATAGATGATATATGGATGTCAGACAAAAATGTAACTAAGGAAATTTATTACGGACACATTTTCCTAGTAGGTTTACAAAAATTAAGAGTAATTGCAAAACTCTCAGGGTTTAAGATTAAGGAAATTAAATATTTACGGTTAAGTAAGAGTTCCCTGTTACTCTTTCTGTTTTTCTACCCTATCATCTTTATAAGTTCTTATGTGCGATATTTTAAAAACATTAAAAAGCATAAAGAAATACCTAAATCATATAAGCGAAAAGTATATGCCGAACTTCTAAAAACCAATATTAATCCTAAGAATTTATTGAACAAACACACCTTTGTAATATTTGAGAAAGAAACGGAATTGAATGATGTTGATTTTAGCCTTGATTGCGTGTCGAAATCATTCGAAAAAATAATGTAG